A window of the Ipomoea triloba cultivar NCNSP0323 chromosome 14, ASM357664v1 genome harbors these coding sequences:
- the LOC116005368 gene encoding glutathione S-transferase APIC-like — MAAALNVYGNPVSIATMRVLACVYQKGLQCYINLPMNAPIGEEKSLFGEVPALKDGSSKIYGSRAITSYLAFKYAEQGTKLIPGDGAKMAAMFELMDMEVRKLDPLVSKIACETRMKAVMEMDSGYCCESDAVEKHKKQLERVLDLYEERIKTLGYFPETEEKCGRMMTLADVNHMPLFHYLCNTPSLKGLVEGRPTVRKWSEFILGSGAWGKVTGTHVQPSTSKVQLSSKI; from the exons ATGGCGGCGGCGCTTAATGTTTATGGCAACCCAGTTTCGATTGCTACGATGAGAGTTCTTGCCTGCGTGTACCAGAAAGGCCTCCAGTGCTATATTAACCTCCCAATGAATGCACCAATCGGTGAAGAAAAAAGT CTGTTTGGTGAAGTGCCAGCCCTTAAGGATGGATCTTCCAAGATCTATG gaTCACGGGCAATTACGAGCTACCTTGCATTCAAATACGCCGAGCAAGGGACGAAATTGATACCCGGAGATGGGGCAAAGATGGCGGCCATGTTTGAGTTGATGGATATGGAAGTTCGTAAGCTTGACCCACTAGTTTCGAAGATAGCGTGCGAAACAAGGATGAAGGCGGTTATGGAGATGGATAGCGGATATTGCTGCGAGTCTGATGCGGTGGAGAAACACAAGAAACAGCTGGAGAGAGTACTGGATTTATACGAAGAGAGAATTAAGACGTTGGGATACTTTCCAGAAACGGAAGAAAAGTGTGGTAGAATGATGACGTTGGCGGATGTGAATCATATGCCGCTTTTTCATTACCTATGCAACACTCCGTCGCTTAAGGGATTGGTCGAGGGGCGCCCCACGGTTAGGAAATGGAGTGAGTTTATCCTGGGGAGTGGAGCTTGGGGCAAGGTCACAGGTACTCATGTCCAACCCAGCACTAGTAAAGTACAGTTGTCGAGTAAAATCTGA